Below is a window of Yimella sp. cx-51 DNA.
TCATACGCACGTGGGATCTGTTCCGGCGAGTTGGCCGGCTCCCCCTTGGCGATCACACCGTTAGTGTCGCCGTAGGCACGCGACAAGTCGTTGAACAAGCGGCCCATGTCGACACCTCGATGGGCGAGGGCGACGACCAGTCCCCGGTTCCGGACGACCAAGCAGGGCAGTCCCTGACGAGCCATGGCCATCCGGAGGTGATCGACGTCGCGGTCGTGCCCGCCGTGACCCCGCTCGGAGGACCACGCGCACACGATCAGGTCGTGCGGAACGCCAAGGTCGTGGCCCTGAGCGGAAGCCCGGTCCACGGCAACGTCGGCCGGGAGCCCTCCGAGAAGGTCGTCGAGGAGGTCTCGACTCAGTCGGTTCTCCAGTTCATTCATCGCTGCGGCCTGAGCCCTCAGCAGCCCCAGTGCGACGCCCGCGTACCGCAGAGCGAATGATGCGTCGCCTCGGTCTTTGTCCGGTGGCACCTCCAGTTCGATCGTGCCGAGTTCGGGGCGTCCACCGATGACCTCCTCGAGCGAGGTTCGCTCGAGGACCGGTTGGTACCGGCCGGCAACCGTGATCCGGGTCGTCTCGTGCCCGAATCTGTCCCGCAGCACGACAGCGGAGCCGGTGAGCCGGCTGAGTGAGGTGGCCACGTCGAGCTCAGTCCCGGTCGTGGATAGTCGGGCGAACTCCTCAAGCACCCCCTCACGGTGGCGCAGCGCCGCGACGGTGCGCGCCATCTCGTTATTGGCTGCATCGAGTTCGTGGGCGCGTCGGCGGTGGCGCTCGTGCACCTGCGCGTCCGCGAGCGCCGTCCCGAGGAGATCGCCCAACCGTTCGATGACGAACAGTTGTTCGGGGTCGGGCCGGGCGAAGCTGCGAAGGACCAATTGGCCCGGGGCGCCGTTCAAGACCGCCACAGCCGTCGTCGACGTCCAGGAGTCGCCGTTGTCCTGCACGAATACCCGTTCACCGGTTGAGCTGCTCGGATCCGCCGGCTTCGTCGGCTCCCCGGGGGGCAGGGTGATCCACTCCCGGTCCCGCTGGAAGATGACGTGAACCAACTGGCAGCCGGTCACCGACTCGACCTCACGCTTCAGGACGTTGATGACCTCGTCCACGTCGTGACGTTGCATCATCGCCGTGGACATCACCAGCAGCCCATCCAGGCCGGTGAGGGCACGCCGCAGATCCAGCTCGCCGGTTGGCACAACGGCTCCGGTTGTGGCGGGCTCGCAGACGGTCATCTCTTGATCCCTGGCCGGCCCGCCCGGGATCCCCCTGTGCCGTAGTGACCCCACAGGTCGTCGCGCTGAACCACGACGCCTCGGTACATGCAGCACGGATGTATCCCGGGATCCAGTCCGAATCCGTGCGAGCTCATGGGTCCTCATCAACTCTCGGGGGCAGCGGCAGCGTCGCGCTCACCGTACCCCTTGCCCAGCACACCCACCCGCGGGGAGTTGTGCACTCGGCCCAAACCATGCTCCGGGACTTTGGCCTGGTGCGCCCATGACTTCTCGGTGGTCGGCGACGAGTGTGGATTGCTCGGAGTCACCGACACAACGATTGGAGATTCGCCATGAAGGCTGTCGTCTATCAGGGACCGAAAGATGTCGCGGTCACGGACGTTCCGGACGCCGAGATCGAACGGCCCACCGATGTGCTGGTCAAGATCACAACGACCAACATCTGCGGCTCGGACCTGCACATGTACGAGGGGCGCACCTCCTTCGAGAAGGGCCGGACGTTCGGCCACGAAAACATGGGAGAGGTGGTGGAGATCGGCAAGGGAGTAGAGAAGATCAAGGTGGGCGACCGGGTCGTGCTGCCCTTCAACATCTCGTGCGGGTTCTGCAAGAACTGCGAGCGCGGGCTCACGAACTACTGCCTCACGACGCAACCTGACCCGTCGGCCGCCGGTGCGGCCTACGGCTTCGCCGAAATGGGCCCGTACGGCGGCGGGCAGGCAGAACTGCTCCGGGTGCCCTTCGGCGACCACAACGCGCTGCGCCTGGGTGAAGACGCGCAGGACAAGGAGAACGACTACGTCATGCTCTCCGACATCTTCCCCACCGGCTACCACGCCACCGAGATGGCCGGCGTGATCCCGGGCGACAGCGTCGTGATCGCCGGGGCCGGCCCCGTGGGACTCATGGCCGCCCTGTCCGCGACGATCAAGGGCGCCGCAAAGGTGATGGTGGTCGATCGCCACCCCGACCGGCTCGCGCTGGCCGAGCAGATCGGAGCGATCGCCATCGACGACTCCAAGGTCGACCCCGTGCAGGCTGTGCTGGACGAGACCATGGGGCTCGGAGCCGACCGTGGCTGCGAGTGTGTCGGCTACCAGGCCCACGACCCTGAGGGCAACGAAGACCCGGCTGCCACCCTGAACATGCTCATCAACTCGGTCCGGTTCACCGGCGGGATCGGCACCGTCGGCGTGTTCGTCCCCGAGGACCCGGGGGCCAAGAGCGAATTGGCCAAGCAGGGCAAGGCGGCCATCGACTTCGGCACCCACTGGTTCAAGGGACAGACCATGGGCAACGGCCAGTGCCCGGTCAAGAGGTACAACCGCCGGCTGCGAGACCTCATCGCGGCTGACAAGGCGAAGCCGTCCTGGATCGTCTCCCACGAGATCTCGCTGGATCAGGCTGCCGACGCCTACAGGAACTTCGACTCCAGGTCCAAGGGTTGGACCAAGGTCGTCATCAAGCCCGGCATGTGAAACGGAAAGAAGGCAAACTGATATGGCAGCAGATCTTCAGGGCAAGAGGGTCGCGATCCTCGCCGCCGACGGCGTCGAGCGCGTTGAGCTCGAACAACCCCGCGAAGTACTGGACCGCGCGGGCGCTCAGACCGAGGTCCTCTCGATCCACGACGGCGAGATCAAGGCCCGTGAGAACGACCTGGATGAAGCGGGCACATTCACCGTCGACGGGCTGGTCGCCGACGCCTCGGTGGGCGACTACGACGCCCTGCTGCTTCCCGGCGGCACGGTGAACCCCGACCAGCTCCGGGTCGACGAGGACGCCGTTTCCTTCGTCCGCGACTTCGTCGAGAGCGGCAAGCCAGTGGCGGCGATCTGTCACGGGCCGTGGACGTTGATCGAGGCCGGCGTGGCCGCGGGTCGCACCCTGACGTCGTACCCGAGCATTCGCACCGACCTGCGCAACGCCGGCGCCGACGTCGTCGACCAGGACGTGGTGATCGACAAGAATCTCATCACCAGCCGCTCGCCGGAGGACCTGTCGGCGTTCTCCGAGGCGATCGTGTCCCAACTCGCGGGCACCACGACAAAGGAAGAGGAGAAGTCATGAGTGTGACCAAGGGATTGCTGGTCAGGTTTGACTCCTTGCCCGGCAAGGAGGACGACGTGAAGGAGTTCCTTGACAGCGGCCGTGCGCTTGTCGAGGACGAGCAGGCGACCACCGCGTGGTTCGCGATCCGCCTCGGGCCGACCTCGTTCGGGATCTTCGACGTGTTCCCCGATGACGCCGGTCGTGACGCCCACCTGTCCGGCCCTGTCGCGGTAGCTCTCGGCGAGCAGACCGGCACGTTGTTCTCCGAACCGACGATCGAGAAGCTCGACGTACTGGGCTCCAAACTCCCCGCCTGACACCACAACTGGGAGTACTGGCCCAGACAGGAGGGGTCGCTGCGCGCGATGACTCCAGGCTCATACAGCCCGCTGACATCGTGGCAGCGGCCCCTTCTCTTGCCGCCAATCGCTCACCACCAACAGATCGAGGAACCGCGATGACAGGAACTGACGACGGCGTTGCCACCACGCGTTCACCCGAGGTAGCAGTGATCGGGGGCGGGATCGTCGGTTTGTCGACGGCGTACGCGCTGCGAGAGCAGGGCGTGCCGGTGCGCTTGTACGAGGCTGGTCTGCCCGGGACGGGTCAGTCCGCAGGCGAGTCGCGGATCTTTCGGCATGCCCACGACGACCCGCGACTCGTCACTTTCGCGCGCGAAAGCCGCGGCGTATGGGATGAGTGGGCCGAACACTTCGACGTCGAGCTGGTCTCATCAGACGGCGTCGTGGCGATCGGAGACAGCGCCCTGGCGCGGCTGCGGGTGTTGGACCAGGTCGGCGGCGTAGAAGCACGCGAGATCGACGCCGCCGAGGTCGCCCAACGGATGCCGCTGCTCGCTGGGTACTCGGGGCCAGCGGTGCTTGACGAGTCGGGCGGCGCGATCCGCACCCGCGCCGCGATCACGGCACTCACGGGTGCCCTCGCAGATGCGATCACCACTGGTGAGGTCATCTCCATCGATCCCCGCGCCGACGGGACGGTCGAGGTGCGCAGCGTCACCGACCGGGCTGTCTACTCCAAGGTGGTCGTGTGCGCCGGCCGCGAAACCGCCCGCCTGGCACGCAGCGTCGGCCTGTCGCTGCCGGTTCACCTTGCCGCACACGTCCGGCTGACCTTCGACGTGAAAGCCGCCGCCCCGGCACGAGTCGCGTGCCTGCAGGACAGCAGCGGCGTCTTCGGCGAAGTCGGTGTCTACGCGACGCCGCTACCGGGCAACAGCAGCTATTCGGTCGGACTCAGCGACACCGTCGGCGTCCGCGACGACGGAACGTTCATCGACCCGGCGGCGATTCGATCGTTGGACGAACGCGCACGCGACTACGTGACACGAGCGCTGCCCGGTCTCCACCCGGAGCCGCGCGACTTCCTTCACTGCTGGGTGACCGACCTCCCGTGGAGTGAGGACGGCGTGGCCGTGTGGGAGGCAGGTTCTATCTTTTTTGTGGCCGGTCACAATTTGTTCAAGCAGGCACCGGCGCTGGGTCGCGCTCTTGCCCGGGCTGCGACCGGCGGCGGTCTGCGCGCCGAGCTCACGCCCGAAGCGCGCCTCGGCGAAGCCCAGGATTAGCGGGTCTGCGGCGCGGCAGGCGGCGAGCACGTCCCGGCGTCCGGGCACTTCGCGGTCGGCACCTGTCAGGCCATGGTCGACGTGCGCCTCGGATCACGCTGCCCGAAGCGCCATCGACAAGCGTCTGGGATCTAGTGTGTTTTGTTGTCCAGTCATCCACCATGAGGAGTAGTCCATGAACCTGACACAGATGCCGCTGCGCGTCACCACCGGCGCCTTCATCCTCAACTCCGGGGTCGGCAAGCTGAAGGTCGACGAGGGCACGGCCGCGTTTCTGCACAACGGCGCGAAGACCGCCTACCCCGGTGTCTTCGACTCGATGGACCCGAAGACGTTCTCAAAGGTGTTGTCCTACAGCGAAATTGGAGTCGGTGCGCTGCTTCTTGCTCCGATGGTTTCCCCTGTTGTCGCCGGCGCGGCGCTGACCGGCTTCGGCGCGAGTCTGGTTCGGATGTACCTCAAGACCCCTGGTATGACCCAGTCCGACGGCATCCGTCCGACCCAGGAAGGTACCGGCGTGGCGAAGGACGTCTGGCTCGTCGGTGCCGGTCTGACCTTGCTCACCCAGGGCCTGACCTCGGCGACCAAGGCGGGCGCCAAATCGGTCGGCCGCGGTGTTCGACAGGTCACCCCGTTCGTCGAGAGCTGACTCTCCCGAGCTTGACGTCCCGCAAGGCTCGACCTGACAGCGTCAACAACGACGTGCGTGCGCCGGGGCGACGAGCGCGAACATCGTCCAGGCTGCGCCGAGCGCAACGGCGCGGCGCGGACTGATCGTCCGGTACAGCGCTGCTCCGGCACGCGCACACCGATGGCGAAGATCGCGGGCAGTCCGGGCGCCGAAGATCAACCCGGCGAACTTGGACGCCGCGCAAGGACGCTGAAAACGCGCATCGCGCAGTCGTAGTCTTCGCACAGGAAGTGCATAGACACCGTCGGCAGTCTCTTCTTCATGAACACCGCAGCCACCAACTCACTGTCCACCTCCAAGCGCGTCTGGCGCGGTGTTCTTGCCGCGACCTCCGTCGCGCTCGTCGGGGCATCGGTCACGCCGGCCGCCCAGGCCGAGGCAGCCGGAGTGAAGGCGACCAACTACGCCGTCGTCTCTCCAGCATCGAAGGCATCGATCGTCTCCCCCACCGACCTACCACGCACCGATGGCAGATCGATCTCCTACCGGGTCGGTAAGGACGGCACCATGCGCGCCGTCTGACCCGCCACCAGCCCGGTCGGCGCCGTCTTCTCCTTCGGACCCGACCGGTCACCGAAATCAGGCCCCTTCGCCCCAGCCGGCGAAGGGGCCTTCGGCATGTCGAGCGGGCTGCGCCAGTTGCGCCACTTTGCGGCGAGAGATCAGCCGGCGCGCAGGCGATAGCCGGCGCCGCGGACGGTCTGCAGGTCGTCGCGTCCGAACGGCCGGTCGATCTTGCGGCGCACATGGCTGACGCCTTGGTCGACGACGTTGGATCGGCCGAGGTAGGCGAGGTCCCACACCCCGTCGAGCAAGAACTGACGGGTGAGCAGTCGTCCCGGGTGCCGCATGAACACCTCAAGCAGGGCGAACTCCCTCGGGGAGAGGTCGAGTTCGTGGGTGTCGCGCCACGCACGTCGCTCGTGTGGTTCGAGTCGGAGAGTGCCTACCTCGATCGACGGACCGAGCTGCGGTGTGGCGCGGCGTGCGATCGCGCGGAGCCGGGCATCGAACTCGCGGGCGCTCACCGGGGAGCACATGATGTCGTCCGCACCGGCGTCCAGCACGCGTACGACATCGGTGTCGTCGGCGGATGCCGCGAGCATCACCACGGGGGTGCGTTCGGCACCGCTGCCGATCTCGGCGATCGTCGCCAGATCGTCAAGGGCCGGACGGTCGCAGCAGATCACTACTGCGTCGACATTGCCAATTTCGCTGCGCCACAGGGCGATCGACGGGTCGCTGATGGTGTCGACCCGGTGACCGCGTGCTTCAAAGGACGCGTGCAGGCGGGGCCCGACGGAGCCGGACAGGTCGAGGATGAGCAGTTCCATGGCCGCGACGGTAGGAAAACCCGCTGTCCGGTCACTGTGGGGTTCGTTGGCGCGCGGTGTCGGCGTCACCAGCTTGCCGTCACGGTTCCGACATCTGCCCAAGTGCAGGCTCGTTGCTGTCCCCAGAACCTACGAGAGCAAGGACACCCACCATGAAGCAAGCTTCGAAGCGAACCGCCACCTGGCGGCGTGCCGCGATCGGCGGCACCGTCGGACTCGCGCTGCTCGGCGTTGCAGGCGCCACGGCGCCGGCCCACGCAGCGACCGTTCCGGACGTGCTCGCGAAGATCCGTTACTGCGAGAGCGGCAACAACTACCAGGCGCAGAACCCGACCAGCTCAGCGTCCGGCGCCTACCAGTTCCTCACCAGCACCTGGCAGTCGCTGTCGGCGAGCGCCGGCTACTCCACCGCGGCGTCGGCACCGGCGTCGGTGCAGGATGCGGCCGCGATCGAGCTGTACAACGCTCAGGGCACGTGGCCGTGGGCCGCGTCGCAGTCGTGCTGGAGCGCGCTCGGCGCGGTGCCGACCACCTCGAGCACCGGCAGCTCAAGCACCGGCAGCACGAGCACCTCGACGTCGACCGGCACCTCCACCGGCAGCACGGACACCTTGAGCACCTCGACCAGCACGAGCACCACGTCGGCCACCCGCATCGGTTCGTCCACCGAGCGCGGCACCACGCGTCCGCAGCCGCGTGGCACGCACACCGCGGTCACCGCCAAGAAGGCCAACCCGGCACCGAAGCTCGGCAACCGCGCCGACCACGACGGTGACGGCAAGCGGGACTGCGCCACCAAGAAGGCCGGCGTTCGGGCGCCCGCAAAAACCAGCGCCTGACAACGAAATCCGCGTGAGTTTGTGGGGTTCAGGTGCAGTACGAACCCCACAAACTCACGCGGATTCTGCGTGGTCGTCAGCCGGCGGTGCCCGCCACGATCGCGTCGGTGTAGCCGTCGTAGATCGGCACGTAACCCTCGTCCTTGGTGAGCACGTACACTGCCTCGTCACCGTCGGCGAAGCCGAGGTTGCGCAACTCGACCTTGCGCGACTTGAAGGTCGAGGTGTGTTCGAGCTCGTTGACCAGTCGCACGAACAGAGGCCGCGCATAGGCCGGGAGCTGCGAGCGCACGTGCTCCGCGAGCTCTGCACCGTCGAAGGCTTCACCGTCGGGCAGCACGACCGCAGCCATACCGGCCTTGCCGTCGCACCCCGGCACCTCCACGCCGTAGACCGTCGACTCGACCACCTGAGCAGACCCGGCAAGCGCCGCCTCCACCTCGGTGGTGGCGACGTTCTCGCCCTTCCAGCGGAAGGTGTCGCCGAGCCGGTCGACGAACGCAACGTGCGTGAGCCCCTGATTGCGCACCAGATCACCGGTGTCGAACCAGCAGTCGCCGTCCTTGAAACCGTCACGCAGCAGCTTCTTCTCCGAAGCCTCGGCGTCGGTGTACCCGTCGAACGGCGCGCGGTCGGTCACCTTGCTGATCAGCAGGCCGACCTCGCCGGTCTTCACCTGGGTGAGACGACCCTTTTTGTCGCGCAACGCTTTTCCGGTCTCGGGGTCGTAGTCGACCACTTTGTACGGCAGCGGGCAGGTGCCAGCGGTCTGGTTGACGTTGAACGCGTTGATGAACGCGATATTGCACTCGGAGGCGCCGTAGAACTCCGCGATGCGCTCGATGCCGAAGCGCTGCTGGAAGTCGTCCCAGATGTCGGGACGAAGCCCGTTGCCGACGATGACCCGGATGGTGTTGTCACGGTCGTCCGGCTTGCCCGGCTGGGCGAGCAGGAAGCGGCAGAGCTCGCCGATGTAGACGAAAGCCGTCGCATCGTACGCGCGGCACTCGTCCCAGAACTTCGAGGCCGAGAACTTCGGCGACACCGCAAGCGCGGCACCGCCCGCCAGCACCGCGCCGAGACCGACCGTCACGGCGTTGTTGTGATAGAGCGGCAGGGCGCAGTAGAGCGTGTCGGTCGGACGCAGCCGCACACCGAGCGCGCCGAGGCCGGAGTACGACTTCAGCCAGCGGAAGTGGGTCATCACCGACGCCTTGGGCAGCCCCGTGGTGCCGGAGGTGAAGATCAACAGTGCCCGGTCCTTGGCCTGCACCTTCGCGCACGAT
It encodes the following:
- a CDS encoding CdaR family transcriptional regulator is translated as MTVCEPATTGAVVPTGELDLRRALTGLDGLLVMSTAMMQRHDVDEVINVLKREVESVTGCQLVHVIFQRDREWITLPPGEPTKPADPSSSTGERVFVQDNGDSWTSTTAVAVLNGAPGQLVLRSFARPDPEQLFVIERLGDLLGTALADAQVHERHRRRAHELDAANNEMARTVAALRHREGVLEEFARLSTTGTELDVATSLSRLTGSAVVLRDRFGHETTRITVAGRYQPVLERTSLEEVIGGRPELGTIELEVPPDKDRGDASFALRYAGVALGLLRAQAAAMNELENRLSRDLLDDLLGGLPADVAVDRASAQGHDLGVPHDLIVCAWSSERGHGGHDRDVDHLRMAMARQGLPCLVVRNRGLVVALAHRGVDMGRLFNDLSRAYGDTNGVIAKGEPANSPEQIPRAYEQAQRALRARQQSHNPYGFIAYADLGVDRLLALDGNAEEVERLIRDWLGDLLIYDRRHGTELVPTLAAYLDHGGKYADTSTTLTIHRNTLRYRISRITEISGRDLNDVETQLNLHLATRAWRLRRASVGEPPRNVVR
- a CDS encoding glutathione-independent formaldehyde dehydrogenase, whose product is MKAVVYQGPKDVAVTDVPDAEIERPTDVLVKITTTNICGSDLHMYEGRTSFEKGRTFGHENMGEVVEIGKGVEKIKVGDRVVLPFNISCGFCKNCERGLTNYCLTTQPDPSAAGAAYGFAEMGPYGGGQAELLRVPFGDHNALRLGEDAQDKENDYVMLSDIFPTGYHATEMAGVIPGDSVVIAGAGPVGLMAALSATIKGAAKVMVVDRHPDRLALAEQIGAIAIDDSKVDPVQAVLDETMGLGADRGCECVGYQAHDPEGNEDPAATLNMLINSVRFTGGIGTVGVFVPEDPGAKSELAKQGKAAIDFGTHWFKGQTMGNGQCPVKRYNRRLRDLIAADKAKPSWIVSHEISLDQAADAYRNFDSRSKGWTKVVIKPGM
- a CDS encoding type 1 glutamine amidotransferase domain-containing protein, with translation MAADLQGKRVAILAADGVERVELEQPREVLDRAGAQTEVLSIHDGEIKARENDLDEAGTFTVDGLVADASVGDYDALLLPGGTVNPDQLRVDEDAVSFVRDFVESGKPVAAICHGPWTLIEAGVAAGRTLTSYPSIRTDLRNAGADVVDQDVVIDKNLITSRSPEDLSAFSEAIVSQLAGTTTKEEEKS
- a CDS encoding putative quinol monooxygenase: MSVTKGLLVRFDSLPGKEDDVKEFLDSGRALVEDEQATTAWFAIRLGPTSFGIFDVFPDDAGRDAHLSGPVAVALGEQTGTLFSEPTIEKLDVLGSKLPA
- a CDS encoding FAD-binding oxidoreductase — protein: MTGTDDGVATTRSPEVAVIGGGIVGLSTAYALREQGVPVRLYEAGLPGTGQSAGESRIFRHAHDDPRLVTFARESRGVWDEWAEHFDVELVSSDGVVAIGDSALARLRVLDQVGGVEAREIDAAEVAQRMPLLAGYSGPAVLDESGGAIRTRAAITALTGALADAITTGEVISIDPRADGTVEVRSVTDRAVYSKVVVCAGRETARLARSVGLSLPVHLAAHVRLTFDVKAAAPARVACLQDSSGVFGEVGVYATPLPGNSSYSVGLSDTVGVRDDGTFIDPAAIRSLDERARDYVTRALPGLHPEPRDFLHCWVTDLPWSEDGVAVWEAGSIFFVAGHNLFKQAPALGRALARAATGGGLRAELTPEARLGEAQD
- a CDS encoding response regulator transcription factor; protein product: MELLILDLSGSVGPRLHASFEARGHRVDTISDPSIALWRSEIGNVDAVVICCDRPALDDLATIAEIGSGAERTPVVMLAASADDTDVVRVLDAGADDIMCSPVSAREFDARLRAIARRATPQLGPSIEVGTLRLEPHERRAWRDTHELDLSPREFALLEVFMRHPGRLLTRQFLLDGVWDLAYLGRSNVVDQGVSHVRRKIDRPFGRDDLQTVRGAGYRLRAG
- a CDS encoding transglycosylase family protein — encoded protein: MKQASKRTATWRRAAIGGTVGLALLGVAGATAPAHAATVPDVLAKIRYCESGNNYQAQNPTSSASGAYQFLTSTWQSLSASAGYSTAASAPASVQDAAAIELYNAQGTWPWAASQSCWSALGAVPTTSSTGSSSTGSTSTSTSTGTSTGSTDTLSTSTSTSTTSATRIGSSTERGTTRPQPRGTHTAVTAKKANPAPKLGNRADHDGDGKRDCATKKAGVRAPAKTSA
- a CDS encoding long-chain-acyl-CoA synthetase; amino-acid sequence: MSSTTRRRVGLTDVAKGLMGFTPDLPMLMREAPGLLLRKPDHHASMGQQFQLTAARHPDRPFLKGAGRELTYRQANELANQYADLFRERGVGPGDVVGVNSPNDVENILVILAVVKLGAVAGLINYNQRHEVLAHSLRTLDARLIVMADELDDDFASAGEIAQEQQVIRYSELAGLAEARPTDDPESCAKVQAKDRALLIFTSGTTGLPKASVMTHFRWLKSYSGLGALGVRLRPTDTLYCALPLYHNNAVTVGLGAVLAGGAALAVSPKFSASKFWDECRAYDATAFVYIGELCRFLLAQPGKPDDRDNTIRVIVGNGLRPDIWDDFQQRFGIERIAEFYGASECNIAFINAFNVNQTAGTCPLPYKVVDYDPETGKALRDKKGRLTQVKTGEVGLLISKVTDRAPFDGYTDAEASEKKLLRDGFKDGDCWFDTGDLVRNQGLTHVAFVDRLGDTFRWKGENVATTEVEAALAGSAQVVESTVYGVEVPGCDGKAGMAAVVLPDGEAFDGAELAEHVRSQLPAYARPLFVRLVNELEHTSTFKSRKVELRNLGFADGDEAVYVLTKDEGYVPIYDGYTDAIVAGTAG